One part of the Tenacibaculum sp. 190130A14a genome encodes these proteins:
- a CDS encoding MoxR family ATPase — protein MSTEENGTTNNNEQVFSNRIDLSGLKEAVVKIKEQLSKVIVGQEEFIELLLVSLLADGHVLIEGVPGVAKTVTAKLLAKTIATDFNRIQFTPDLMPSDVLGTSVLNMKTSDFEFKKGPIFSNLVLIDEINRAPAKTQAALFEVMEEKQITMDGERYVMNPPFMVLATQNPIEQEGTYALPEAQLDRFLFKINVGYPSLEEEVQILTSHNNRKGALPQAQIEAVLTESELVDFRTKVFDVLVEEKIVKYIAEITASTRNNNHLYLGASPRASIAILMAAKAFAAINGRDFVIPEDVKKSVYPVLRHRIMLTPEREMEGMTTDKVIEIIVQSVEVPR, from the coding sequence ATGAGTACAGAAGAAAATGGAACAACGAATAACAACGAGCAAGTATTTTCTAATCGAATAGATTTGTCTGGTTTAAAGGAAGCTGTTGTTAAAATAAAAGAACAATTGTCTAAAGTAATAGTAGGACAAGAGGAATTTATAGAACTTTTGTTAGTATCCTTATTAGCAGATGGGCATGTATTGATTGAAGGAGTTCCTGGAGTAGCTAAAACAGTCACTGCAAAATTATTAGCTAAAACCATTGCTACCGATTTTAATCGTATTCAGTTTACACCCGATTTAATGCCTTCGGATGTATTGGGTACTTCTGTATTGAACATGAAAACTTCTGATTTTGAGTTTAAAAAAGGCCCTATCTTTTCTAACTTGGTGTTGATTGATGAGATTAACAGAGCTCCTGCAAAAACACAAGCAGCATTGTTTGAGGTAATGGAAGAAAAGCAAATTACGATGGATGGAGAACGTTATGTAATGAATCCGCCATTTATGGTATTGGCTACCCAAAACCCTATTGAGCAAGAAGGAACTTATGCCTTACCAGAAGCACAGTTAGACCGTTTTTTATTCAAAATTAACGTAGGATACCCATCATTAGAAGAAGAGGTGCAAATCTTAACTTCTCATAATAATAGAAAAGGAGCTTTACCACAAGCACAAATAGAAGCCGTATTAACCGAAAGTGAGTTGGTTGATTTTAGAACCAAAGTATTTGATGTATTGGTAGAGGAGAAGATTGTAAAATATATTGCCGAAATCACCGCTAGTACACGAAATAATAATCACTTGTATTTAGGAGCTTCTCCAAGAGCAAGTATTGCTATTTTAATGGCAGCAAAAGCCTTTGCGGCAATCAACGGTCGTGATTTTGTAATTCCTGAAGATGTAAAGAAAAGTGTATATCCGGTGTTAAGACACAGAATTATGCTAACTCCAGAAAGAGAAATGGAAGGAATGACTACTGATAAGGTTATTGAAATTATTGTACAATCTGTTGAAGTACCAAGATAG
- a CDS encoding DUF58 domain-containing protein has translation MIQFFKSLYLHSRFFVYIAGISSVFVLSYWFEALYQLAWMLVWLLSIAFIIDLIILFRFKKGVKGNRIVSEKLSNSDENSVHVQLENNYPFDVFTTVIDELPYQFQKRDFHFDVNLKTSDKTTFSYTVRPVERGEYQFGKLNVYVSSILRVVGRRYTFSEEENVKVYPSYIQMKKYEFMAMNNKLTEFGLKKIRRIGHTMEFEQIKNYIPGDDVRTINWKATAKKAALMVNQYQDEKSQPIYSIIDLGRVMKMPFEELKLLDYAINSTLAFSNIALLKNDKAGMITFGKKVEKIVPASNKKTNLHLLNEELYHTNTNFSDSSFALLNATVKRKINQRSLLLLYTNFEHISALKRQLPYLKSIAKKHLLVTIFFENTELDNLISEKVEDLQEVYHKTIAEKYAYEKRLMVKELEKNGLNAILTKPQHLSVNVINKYLEFKAKGMI, from the coding sequence GTGATCCAGTTTTTTAAATCGTTATACCTACACAGTCGATTCTTTGTATATATTGCTGGAATCTCGTCAGTATTTGTACTGTCGTATTGGTTTGAAGCATTGTATCAGTTAGCTTGGATGCTTGTTTGGTTATTATCTATTGCTTTTATCATAGATTTAATCATCTTATTTCGATTTAAAAAAGGAGTAAAAGGAAACAGAATTGTAAGTGAGAAGCTATCTAATTCAGATGAAAATAGCGTTCACGTACAATTAGAAAACAACTATCCGTTTGATGTTTTTACAACGGTTATTGATGAGCTTCCTTATCAGTTTCAAAAAAGAGACTTTCACTTTGATGTTAACTTAAAAACAAGCGATAAAACTACGTTTAGCTATACCGTAAGACCGGTAGAAAGAGGAGAATATCAATTTGGGAAACTGAATGTGTATGTGTCTTCTATTTTAAGAGTTGTGGGAAGAAGGTATACGTTTTCGGAAGAAGAAAATGTAAAGGTATATCCGTCATATATTCAAATGAAAAAATATGAATTTATGGCAATGAACAATAAGCTCACAGAATTTGGATTGAAAAAGATTCGAAGAATAGGACATACCATGGAATTTGAGCAAATCAAAAACTACATTCCTGGAGATGATGTGAGAACCATCAACTGGAAGGCTACGGCTAAGAAAGCAGCTTTGATGGTAAACCAGTACCAAGATGAAAAATCACAACCTATTTATTCTATCATCGATTTAGGAAGGGTGATGAAAATGCCTTTTGAAGAATTGAAATTGTTAGACTATGCCATTAATTCTACCTTGGCGTTTTCTAATATAGCTTTGCTAAAGAATGACAAAGCAGGAATGATCACTTTTGGAAAGAAAGTAGAAAAGATAGTGCCTGCGAGTAACAAGAAAACGAACTTACATCTCTTAAATGAAGAGTTGTATCATACCAATACCAACTTTTCAGATTCTAGTTTTGCATTGTTAAACGCTACGGTGAAACGAAAAATAAACCAACGAAGCTTATTGTTGTTATATACCAACTTTGAACATATCTCGGCTTTAAAAAGACAGTTACCGTATTTAAAATCCATTGCTAAAAAACATTTATTGGTAACCATATTTTTTGAAAATACGGAATTAGACAATCTCATCTCAGAAAAAGTAGAAGACTTGCAAGAAGTCTACCATAAAACCATTGCCGAAAAATATGCCTATGAAAAGCGTTTAATGGTAAAAGAACTAGAAAAAAATGGATTAAATGCCATTTTAACCAAACCACAACACTTATCGGTAAACGTAATTAATAAATACCTAGAGTTTAAGGCAAAGGGGATGATTTAA
- a CDS encoding VOC family protein: MKEHKAYIIPTMHYKKASIAIDWLCNAFGFEKYLVVEGDNNTIAHAQLTYGNAMIMLSSANENVYGKLVKTPEALNGYNTQAPYIIVEQINEHYKRAVAAGAKILIDIKDEAYGGRGYTCKDNEGYIWNFGSYNPWAENE, translated from the coding sequence ATGAAAGAACATAAAGCTTATATTATCCCAACCATGCACTACAAAAAAGCAAGTATAGCAATTGACTGGTTATGCAATGCATTCGGATTTGAAAAATATCTTGTAGTTGAAGGTGACAATAACACAATTGCACACGCACAACTCACCTATGGTAATGCTATGATTATGTTAAGTTCTGCAAATGAAAATGTATATGGAAAACTGGTAAAAACACCTGAAGCTCTTAATGGATACAACACCCAAGCTCCTTATATTATCGTAGAGCAAATTAATGAACATTATAAAAGAGCTGTTGCCGCGGGAGCAAAAATTCTTATTGATATTAAAGATGAAGCTTATGGCGGACGAGGTTATACATGTAAAGATAATGAAGGTTATATCTGGAACTTTGGTTCATACAATCCTTGGGCTGAAAACGAATAG
- a CDS encoding sigma-70 family RNA polymerase sigma factor, with product MNTEQEFTEVYNTCASKVHKLCLGYASGNNELANEWLQETFIKVWKHRKSFNHKSSIDTWIYRIAVNVCLGDLRKSSKSIAINEEILSSNTNDDTTNNEKNIKKMYQCIDQLNDQNRTLILLELENTPQATIADTVGLAHGTLRTRLSRIRKSLLKCIKNGK from the coding sequence ATGAATACAGAACAGGAATTTACTGAAGTCTATAACACATGTGCTTCTAAAGTTCATAAATTATGTTTAGGCTATGCATCTGGTAACAATGAACTTGCCAACGAATGGCTTCAAGAGACTTTTATAAAGGTGTGGAAACATCGAAAATCTTTTAATCATAAGTCTTCCATTGATACTTGGATTTATAGAATTGCAGTAAATGTATGTTTGGGAGATTTACGCAAATCAAGCAAAAGTATCGCCATAAACGAAGAGATTTTGTCTAGTAATACCAACGATGATACTACTAACAATGAAAAAAACATTAAAAAAATGTATCAGTGTATCGACCAACTCAACGATCAAAACAGAACGTTGATTTTATTAGAATTGGAGAACACTCCTCAAGCTACCATTGCAGATACGGTTGGTTTGGCACATGGCACATTACGAACACGCTTAAGTCGTATTCGAAAATCACTTTTAAAATGCATTAAAAATGGAAAATGA
- a CDS encoding alpha/beta hydrolase: MKNVILLVVLFTFSLTTYSKNENQPIHVEVTGKGKPIVLIPGFTVPGDIWNPLVQKLEKNYECHIVTIAGFGGKAPIEFPWLPKVNESLKDYIVKNELQNATVIGHSLGGTIATWLAAQKDLKLSEIILVDALPASGALMMPNFNPDNLVYENPYNNKQLAMDDAAFAQTATAMSKGMSLKESGQKKIKNWILTSDRKTYVYGYTDYLKLDLREDLKHISIPVTIIAASQPYGKEMVNKTYKNQYANLKDYNFIIAENSAHFIMFDRPDWFLKQIQLILSSK, translated from the coding sequence ATGAAAAATGTTATCTTATTAGTAGTCTTATTCACCTTTTCTCTAACTACGTATTCAAAAAATGAAAATCAACCTATCCATGTAGAAGTTACCGGAAAAGGTAAACCGATTGTATTAATTCCTGGTTTTACTGTTCCTGGTGATATTTGGAATCCACTCGTACAAAAATTAGAAAAGAATTACGAATGTCATATAGTTACCATAGCTGGTTTTGGAGGAAAAGCCCCAATTGAATTTCCTTGGTTACCTAAGGTTAACGAGTCTTTAAAAGACTATATCGTAAAAAACGAATTGCAAAATGCGACGGTCATTGGACATAGTTTGGGAGGAACCATTGCTACCTGGCTTGCCGCACAAAAGGATTTAAAACTATCTGAAATAATACTGGTTGATGCACTACCCGCTTCTGGCGCTTTAATGATGCCTAATTTTAATCCTGACAATTTGGTTTATGAAAATCCTTATAACAATAAACAATTGGCCATGGATGATGCAGCTTTTGCACAAACTGCCACTGCGATGTCGAAAGGTATGAGTTTGAAAGAATCAGGACAAAAGAAAATTAAGAATTGGATACTAACCTCTGACCGAAAAACCTATGTTTATGGATATACCGATTATCTTAAGTTAGATCTTAGAGAAGATTTAAAGCATATTTCAATTCCAGTTACTATTATTGCAGCATCGCAACCTTATGGTAAAGAAATGGTGAATAAAACTTATAAAAATCAATATGCAAATTTGAAAGATTATAATTTTATCATCGCAGAAAACAGTGCGCATTTTATAATGTTTGACAGACCTGATTGGTTCTTAAAACAAATACAACTGATTTTATCATCAAAATAA
- a CDS encoding DUF2147 domain-containing protein, whose translation MKKNIVFFVVLMLGFSVNAQTIFGKWENRDEETGKVDSVIEVYQKDGKAYAKIVEITDANRQDAVCDQCTGKNKNKPILGMNILTGLKKDGEEWNGGKILDPKNGKKYKCFIKLEEANKLKIRGYIGFSLIGRTAYWFRKK comes from the coding sequence ATGAAGAAAAACATTGTATTTTTTGTAGTGCTTATGCTAGGTTTTAGCGTAAATGCACAAACTATTTTTGGAAAATGGGAAAATAGAGACGAGGAAACTGGTAAGGTGGACAGCGTTATTGAAGTTTACCAAAAAGATGGTAAAGCCTATGCGAAGATTGTTGAAATTACCGATGCTAACAGACAAGATGCTGTATGTGATCAATGTACTGGAAAGAATAAAAACAAGCCTATTTTAGGAATGAATATTTTAACTGGTCTTAAGAAAGATGGTGAAGAATGGAATGGTGGTAAGATTTTAGATCCTAAAAATGGTAAAAAATACAAGTGCTTTATCAAACTAGAAGAAGCTAACAAATTAAAGATTAGAGGTTATATTGGTTTTTCTCTAATCGGTAGAACTGCTTACTGGTTTAGAAAAAAGTAA
- a CDS encoding HAD-IIIA family hydrolase has product MEKSYKELLPQIDTFIFDVDGVLTNGIVTVFPNGELVRQMNIKDGYALKAAVKAGYRVCIISGGKNEGVRTRLANLGITDIYLGAHNKTVQYQELVAKYNLAPENVMYMGDDIPDLPVMQRVGMPCAPNDGVREVLQASKYISDKTGGNGCARDIIEQVMRVQGKWKDNFDAQYD; this is encoded by the coding sequence ATGGAGAAAAGTTATAAAGAATTACTACCTCAAATAGATACGTTTATTTTTGATGTAGACGGTGTATTAACCAACGGTATTGTTACTGTTTTCCCTAATGGGGAATTGGTTCGCCAAATGAATATTAAAGATGGATATGCTTTAAAAGCTGCGGTAAAAGCGGGGTATAGAGTGTGTATTATTTCTGGAGGAAAAAATGAAGGTGTACGTACTCGTTTGGCTAATTTGGGGATTACTGATATTTATTTAGGTGCTCATAACAAGACGGTACAGTATCAAGAATTGGTTGCCAAATACAATTTAGCTCCTGAGAACGTTATGTATATGGGTGATGATATTCCAGATTTACCAGTTATGCAACGCGTAGGAATGCCTTGTGCCCCAAATGATGGTGTTAGAGAAGTGTTGCAAGCTTCTAAGTATATTTCAGACAAAACTGGTGGAAACGGTTGTGCCCGTGATATTATAGAACAAGTAATGCGCGTTCAAGGAAAATGGAAAGACAATTTTGACGCTCAATATGATTAA
- a CDS encoding Rossmann-like and DUF2520 domain-containing protein produces MIRVCILGGGNVATHLAKAFIKASGIQLVQIYARSIAQIDAFKHQTSITNSLELLNDADVYVISVSDDAVAKVSSELITQNKLVVHTSGSVSLDALQKHARSGVFYPLQSFSKEKEVDFTAIPFCLETSHEEDYALLEELASSIGKNIYAINSEQRKSLHVAAVFVNNFTNHMYKIGNDICNQYEVPFEVLAPLIQETAQKITALSPEEAQTGPAKRNDKKTIDHHLGLLDEHQQKIYQLITKSIQNNGEKL; encoded by the coding sequence ATGATTCGTGTTTGTATTCTTGGAGGAGGTAATGTCGCTACACATTTGGCCAAAGCTTTTATAAAGGCTTCTGGTATTCAATTGGTACAAATCTATGCGCGTAGCATAGCTCAAATTGATGCTTTTAAACACCAAACTTCTATTACCAACTCTTTAGAATTATTAAATGATGCCGATGTATATGTTATCTCGGTTTCTGATGATGCTGTTGCCAAAGTATCTTCTGAATTAATTACCCAAAATAAATTGGTGGTGCATACTTCGGGTTCTGTATCGTTAGATGCGCTTCAAAAACATGCTCGTTCTGGTGTGTTTTATCCGCTTCAAAGTTTTTCTAAGGAAAAAGAGGTTGATTTTACCGCGATTCCTTTTTGCTTAGAAACGTCTCATGAAGAGGATTATGCTTTGTTGGAGGAATTGGCTTCTTCTATTGGAAAGAATATCTATGCCATCAATTCTGAGCAACGTAAGTCTTTGCATGTAGCTGCGGTTTTTGTAAATAATTTTACGAATCATATGTATAAAATTGGGAACGATATTTGCAATCAGTATGAAGTTCCTTTTGAAGTATTGGCTCCTTTGATTCAAGAAACGGCTCAAAAAATAACGGCTTTAAGTCCTGAAGAGGCACAAACAGGACCGGCTAAGAGAAATGACAAAAAAACGATTGATCATCATTTAGGGTTACTAGATGAGCATCAACAAAAAATATATCAACTTATTACTAAATCAATCCAAAACAATGGAGAAAAGTTATAA
- a CDS encoding MATE family efflux transporter: MTENNQTTKQNIFSLFKDAVFGKQQDFTTGSINKAIFMLAIPMILEMMMESIFALVDIIFVSRVSVNAVATVGLTESVLILVYAVAIGLSMAATALVARRTGEKDIEGAKQTVVQVLFLGIVISIAVSFIGILYPKEILGLMKAEPDLIEEGYRYTQILLGGNITVMLLFLINAVFRGAGNASIAMWTLILSNGLNIILDPIFIFGWGPIPAYGVEGAAIATTTGRGVAVIAQLLVLFFGVGKIKLALKDLVLRANVMINLIKTSLGGIGQFIIGTVSWLFLMRIVANFGSEVLAGYTIAIRIMMFTLMPAWGMSNAAATLVGQNLGAQQPDRAEKSVWITSRLCAYFMGAVSLIYIFFAPTFLSWFSDNSALVENGSLCLQIIAAGYIAYAYGMVITQSFNGAGDTFTPTLINFVCFWLFQLPIAYISAIVLEFGPQGVFWSITLAEVLIAVMGVWLFKKGKWKSVKV; encoded by the coding sequence ATGACAGAGAACAATCAAACAACCAAACAAAATATATTCTCTCTTTTTAAAGACGCCGTTTTCGGAAAACAACAAGATTTTACCACAGGAAGCATTAACAAAGCCATATTTATGTTGGCAATACCCATGATTCTTGAAATGATGATGGAATCGATATTTGCTCTAGTAGATATCATTTTTGTATCAAGAGTTAGTGTAAATGCGGTAGCAACGGTAGGACTTACAGAATCGGTATTGATTTTAGTATATGCAGTAGCCATAGGGTTGAGTATGGCAGCAACCGCTTTGGTGGCAAGAAGAACAGGAGAGAAGGACATTGAAGGAGCCAAACAAACTGTAGTTCAAGTACTATTCTTGGGAATAGTAATTTCTATAGCGGTAAGTTTTATTGGTATCCTATACCCGAAAGAAATTTTGGGACTAATGAAAGCTGAGCCAGATTTAATCGAAGAGGGATACAGATATACTCAAATATTGTTAGGAGGAAATATTACCGTAATGTTGCTTTTCTTAATCAATGCGGTTTTTAGAGGAGCAGGAAATGCTTCTATTGCCATGTGGACGCTGATTTTATCCAATGGATTGAATATTATTTTAGATCCGATTTTTATTTTTGGATGGGGTCCCATTCCTGCTTATGGAGTAGAAGGAGCAGCCATTGCAACCACAACAGGTAGAGGAGTAGCCGTAATAGCTCAATTGTTAGTCTTGTTTTTTGGAGTTGGAAAAATAAAACTAGCCCTAAAAGATTTAGTATTACGAGCAAATGTGATGATCAATTTAATAAAAACTTCTTTAGGAGGTATCGGACAGTTCATTATTGGTACCGTAAGTTGGTTATTTTTAATGCGAATAGTTGCAAATTTTGGTAGTGAAGTGTTGGCGGGATATACCATTGCCATTCGTATTATGATGTTTACTCTAATGCCAGCTTGGGGAATGAGTAATGCCGCTGCAACCTTAGTAGGACAAAATCTAGGAGCACAACAACCCGACAGAGCGGAAAAATCGGTATGGATTACCAGTAGGTTATGTGCCTATTTTATGGGAGCTGTATCGCTTATTTATATCTTTTTTGCGCCTACTTTTTTAAGTTGGTTTTCGGATAATTCTGCATTGGTAGAAAACGGATCATTATGTTTACAAATTATAGCAGCGGGTTATATTGCCTATGCATATGGAATGGTAATAACGCAATCTTTTAATGGGGCAGGGGATACGTTTACACCAACACTAATTAACTTTGTATGCTTCTGGTTATTTCAATTACCAATAGCCTATATCTCTGCTATTGTATTAGAATTTGGACCTCAAGGAGTCTTTTGGTCTATTACCCTAGCTGAGGTTTTGATTGCGGTAATGGGAGTATGGTTATTTAAAAAAGGAAAATGGAAATCTGTTAAGGTATAG
- the bshB1 gene encoding bacillithiol biosynthesis deacetylase BshB1 gives MKLDILAFGAHPDDVELGCAATIAKEISLGKKVGIVDLTRGELGTRGSAELRDQEAAKAAEILGVSVRENLGFADGFFVNDKEHQLAIIKMIRKYQPDVVLCNAIDDRHIDHPKGSQLVSDACFLSGLLKIETELDGKQQEKWRPKQVYHYIQWKNIEPDFVVDVTGFIDKKVASVMAYSSQFFDPKSNEPETPITSKNFTDSVEYRARDLGRLIGVDYAEGFTSERYVAVENLSKLI, from the coding sequence ATGAAACTAGATATATTAGCTTTTGGAGCACACCCTGATGATGTAGAATTAGGATGTGCCGCTACCATAGCAAAAGAAATTTCTTTAGGAAAGAAAGTTGGAATTGTAGATTTAACAAGAGGAGAATTAGGAACCCGTGGTTCTGCAGAGTTGAGAGACCAAGAAGCAGCAAAGGCTGCGGAAATCTTAGGAGTGAGTGTCCGAGAAAATTTAGGTTTTGCAGATGGCTTTTTTGTAAACGATAAAGAACATCAATTAGCTATTATAAAAATGATCCGTAAGTATCAACCAGACGTGGTATTATGTAATGCAATTGACGATAGACATATTGATCACCCAAAAGGAAGTCAGCTAGTATCTGATGCTTGTTTTTTAAGTGGATTGCTCAAGATTGAAACGGAGTTAGATGGGAAGCAACAAGAAAAGTGGCGACCGAAGCAAGTATATCATTATATTCAATGGAAAAACATTGAGCCTGACTTTGTAGTAGACGTTACTGGATTTATCGATAAAAAGGTAGCATCAGTAATGGCGTATTCATCGCAGTTCTTTGATCCTAAAAGTAATGAACCAGAAACACCTATTACAAGCAAAAATTTTACGGATAGTGTGGAGTACAGAGCAAGAGATTTAGGAAGGCTTATAGGAGTGGATTATGCAGAGGGCTTTACCTCAGAACGTTACGTTGCAGTAGAAAATTTAAGTAAATTAATTTAA
- a CDS encoding GNAT family protein, translated as MIQLKPLLKEHVVPFYTWINDDEVIKYSLPLFLKIETKEEIDTWYAELLKDTELLNLGIFLEETDQLIGYAGICNISKLNKSGEYYIFIGEKSFWSKGIAKVVTKEIVHIGFNEYDLNRIFLTVSEPNIGGVKAYEKVGFTYEGNLREACFRDNAFHDKIIMSVLKSEWK; from the coding sequence ATGATTCAATTAAAACCGCTTTTAAAAGAACATGTAGTACCCTTTTATACTTGGATTAACGATGATGAGGTCATCAAATATTCCTTACCATTATTTTTAAAAATTGAAACCAAAGAAGAGATAGATACTTGGTATGCTGAACTATTGAAGGATACCGAATTACTCAATCTAGGGATTTTCCTTGAAGAAACGGATCAATTAATTGGATATGCAGGAATCTGTAATATTTCGAAGCTTAATAAGTCAGGAGAGTACTATATATTCATTGGAGAAAAGAGTTTTTGGAGCAAAGGAATCGCGAAAGTAGTGACCAAAGAAATAGTACATATTGGTTTTAATGAATATGATTTAAACAGAATATTTTTAACGGTTTCAGAACCCAATATTGGAGGAGTGAAGGCATATGAAAAAGTTGGTTTTACATATGAAGGAAATCTACGAGAAGCTTGTTTTAGAGACAATGCATTTCACGATAAAATTATAATGTCGGTTTTAAAATCAGAATGGAAATAA
- a CDS encoding helix-turn-helix domain-containing protein, with product MNKEQLKKKVGQRIVELRSQKGWSQSDLARACNKDRQALEKLENGKVNPTIYSLLEIAKALEVSLKELVDF from the coding sequence GTGAATAAAGAACAACTTAAAAAGAAAGTCGGTCAGCGTATTGTTGAGTTAAGAAGTCAAAAAGGCTGGAGTCAGTCCGATTTGGCTAGAGCTTGCAATAAAGACAGACAAGCACTTGAAAAGTTGGAGAACGGAAAAGTCAATCCGACTATTTATTCACTTTTGGAAATTGCTAAGGCTTTAGAAGTTTCGCTAAAAGAGTTGGTTGATTTTTAA
- a CDS encoding SymE family type I addiction module toxin has translation MSNFRILKIYSKFRYRRWGSNYTVPEIRLEGQWLEQLGFKKGDTVKIDQKKNKLIITVRKEKEHNKV, from the coding sequence TTGAGTAATTTCAGGATTTTAAAAATATACAGTAAGTTCCGTTATCGAAGATGGGGGAGCAATTATACTGTACCTGAAATTAGGCTCGAAGGACAATGGCTTGAACAACTTGGATTTAAAAAAGGAGATACTGTAAAAATTGACCAGAAAAAAAACAAACTGATAATAACAGTGAGAAAAGAAAAAGAGCATAACAAGGTATAA